In a genomic window of Chryseobacterium sp. G0162:
- a CDS encoding 5-(carboxyamino)imidazole ribonucleotide synthase, whose amino-acid sequence MKIGILGGGQLGRMLIQSALKYDDEFYTLDPASDAPCHNISYFTQGNFNDYDTVLNFGKDKEVVTIEIEHVNADALAELEKQGIRVVPNASIIKTIQQKILQKEFYKTHDIPSPEFQVVWNSDEKIMMPLPFVQKMNTGGYDGKGVQVIKTEDDYQHLWKEASVIESLVDIDKELSVIVAINEKGDTNIFPVTEMVADPKLNLLDFNVCPVLLTEDVQQQIDTITEKFLNAVNSPGLFAIELFLDKEGKVWVNETAPRLHNSGHQSQEGNTNSQFEQMYRVVKNLPLADTDAITYSGMLNLVGAEGYAGKVVYEGMEEVLKLPETYIHLYGKTETKPGRKMGHINVLADSREELMEKLVMVKGMVRVISE is encoded by the coding sequence ATGAAAATAGGAATTCTGGGAGGCGGACAACTGGGAAGAATGTTGATACAAAGTGCCTTGAAGTATGATGATGAGTTTTATACTCTGGATCCGGCTTCTGATGCACCATGCCACAATATCTCATATTTTACGCAAGGAAATTTCAATGATTATGATACTGTTCTGAACTTTGGAAAAGATAAGGAGGTGGTAACTATTGAAATAGAACACGTAAATGCTGATGCGTTGGCTGAACTTGAAAAGCAGGGAATCAGAGTGGTTCCTAATGCCAGTATCATCAAAACCATACAGCAAAAGATCCTCCAAAAGGAATTTTATAAAACTCACGATATTCCAAGCCCGGAATTTCAGGTAGTGTGGAACAGTGATGAAAAGATCATGATGCCATTACCTTTTGTTCAGAAAATGAATACAGGCGGATATGATGGAAAAGGAGTGCAGGTTATTAAAACAGAAGATGATTATCAGCATCTGTGGAAAGAAGCTTCAGTGATTGAAAGCCTGGTAGATATTGATAAAGAACTTTCTGTAATCGTTGCCATCAATGAAAAAGGAGATACAAATATTTTCCCGGTAACGGAAATGGTGGCTGATCCAAAGCTTAATCTTTTGGACTTCAACGTATGTCCGGTTCTTCTGACTGAAGATGTTCAACAGCAGATTGATACGATTACTGAGAAGTTTTTGAACGCAGTAAACTCTCCGGGACTTTTTGCCATTGAGCTATTCCTTGATAAAGAAGGGAAAGTATGGGTTAATGAAACAGCTCCAAGACTGCACAATTCAGGACATCAAAGCCAGGAAGGTAATACGAATTCACAGTTTGAACAGATGTACCGTGTAGTGAAGAATCTTCCTTTGGCAGATACGGATGCCATTACCTACAGTGGAATGCTGAATCTGGTAGGAGCAGAAGGCTACGCTGGAAAGGTGGTCTATGAAGGAATGGAAGAGGTTCTTAAATTACCAGAAACTTACATTCATTTATACGGAAAAACAGAAACCAAACCAGGAAGAAAAATGGGACACATTAATGTGTTGGCAGACTCCAGAGAAGAACTTATGGAAAAGCTTGTGATGGTGAAGGGAATGGTGAGAGTGATTTCAGAATAA
- a CDS encoding SH3 domain-containing protein → MKTKKIFLLTAALSVQLSFAQFAKVVDKEGYVNVRENADAKSNIVGKVNSDEIVYIFESDPTNKNWANVSNGYIHSSRLKYIQTYQAVPPTLRDGNKAIFESGNIKVNIVSGKFNFKENEKDFTSTLYGDFYKEQQVWGLDGITPKTHYLSITAQVGDKTVQIPAKDIENLFQVNNKSTKCYYDRENDTLYISMLNSDGAGTYVALFTIEKGEYKGRTLEIPF, encoded by the coding sequence TTGAAAACAAAGAAGATATTCCTTTTAACAGCCGCTTTAAGTGTACAATTATCATTTGCCCAGTTTGCAAAGGTTGTAGATAAAGAAGGCTATGTTAATGTAAGGGAAAATGCAGATGCAAAAAGTAATATCGTAGGAAAGGTGAATTCGGATGAGATCGTCTATATATTTGAGTCTGACCCGACGAATAAGAATTGGGCTAATGTAAGTAATGGTTACATCCATAGTTCAAGACTGAAATATATACAAACTTATCAGGCTGTTCCCCCCACTCTACGTGATGGAAATAAAGCAATTTTTGAATCAGGAAATATTAAAGTAAATATTGTTTCCGGAAAATTTAATTTTAAGGAAAATGAAAAAGACTTCACCTCAACATTATATGGTGATTTCTATAAAGAACAGCAAGTTTGGGGGCTGGACGGAATAACTCCTAAGACTCATTATCTTTCCATTACTGCGCAGGTTGGAGACAAGACCGTTCAAATTCCTGCCAAGGATATCGAAAACCTTTTCCAAGTCAATAATAAATCTACAAAATGTTATTATGATCGTGAAAATGATACTTTATATATTTCAATGCTCAATTCTGATGGTGCCGGTACTTATGTTGCCCTTTTTACCATAGAAAAAGGGGAATATAAAGGAAGAACATTGGAAATTCCTTTTTAA
- a CDS encoding cation:proton antiporter: MTLLSIHNLSLPIEDPVLKFLLVLIIILAAPLLLNKIKVPHLLGLIIAGAIIGPNGFNVLSRDSSIVVTGTTGLLYIMFLAGLEIDMGDFKKNKWKSLGYGGYAFIFPFILGYLGAYYLLDFSMLTSVLFASLFSSQTLITYPLISKLGIAKNQAVNITVGGTMITDIATLLVLAVVVGMVQGDVGTSFWVKLSVSFILFALIVLILFPIIGRWFFKKVEDKISQYIFVLVMIYLAAMLAELAGVEAIIGAFFAGLALNRLIPHTSSLMNRVEFVGNAIFIPFFLISVGMLIDFTVFFKSFETLKVAAIMLVASIGGKYISAVITQKTFKFTKEEGRLIFGLSSASAAATLATVMVGYNIILSETETGEPIRLLNEHVLNGSILLILISCTISSFISMSSAQKIAETDNEDTVSGDSHEEENILLAINHEETVERMVNLGILIKAHSNTEDLFALNVINEDKNESSVKNAEKLLHKATDTAAAADVKLQALKRYDNDVINGVNNVIKEQKITDLIIGLEDEKGFSPSFVYNLYNGYLQNDDVNVLVYHAAQPLSTIKKYAVMIPENAHKEAGFFHALLRVWNIARNSGASVVFYAPENILDILQKIIKKANIEAEFIIMNTWQDGEKTAAQLKADEALIILMAKRGMQSYIPRMRLIPELLNKYLNDNNYLLIFPFSEYDKNNLEIRSVGNHGDFVEIGNVIQKIFK, from the coding sequence ATGACTTTACTGAGTATACACAATCTGAGCCTTCCCATAGAGGATCCGGTACTGAAGTTCCTATTAGTACTGATTATCATCCTTGCGGCTCCCTTATTACTGAATAAAATTAAGGTTCCCCACCTTCTGGGCCTTATCATCGCCGGAGCTATTATTGGTCCTAATGGATTTAATGTATTATCCAGAGACAGCAGTATTGTAGTGACCGGAACTACCGGACTTCTTTATATTATGTTTTTAGCAGGATTGGAAATCGATATGGGAGATTTCAAAAAAAACAAATGGAAAAGTCTGGGGTATGGAGGATATGCATTTATCTTTCCATTTATCTTAGGATATCTGGGCGCTTATTATCTGCTGGATTTTTCAATGTTAACCTCCGTTTTGTTTGCCAGCCTGTTTTCTTCGCAGACTCTTATTACTTATCCTCTTATCAGTAAACTGGGAATTGCAAAAAACCAGGCGGTTAATATTACTGTGGGAGGAACGATGATTACAGACATTGCTACATTATTGGTATTGGCTGTAGTAGTTGGAATGGTTCAGGGAGATGTCGGCACCTCATTTTGGGTTAAATTATCTGTTTCTTTCATTCTTTTTGCCTTGATTGTCTTGATTCTATTTCCCATTATAGGACGTTGGTTTTTCAAAAAGGTAGAGGATAAAATTTCACAATATATTTTTGTATTGGTGATGATCTATCTGGCAGCTATGCTTGCTGAACTTGCCGGTGTAGAAGCTATTATCGGGGCTTTCTTTGCCGGATTGGCATTAAACAGGTTAATTCCTCACACTTCTTCTTTGATGAACAGGGTAGAATTTGTGGGAAATGCTATATTCATTCCTTTCTTTTTGATCAGCGTCGGAATGCTGATTGATTTTACCGTATTTTTCAAAAGTTTTGAAACCTTAAAAGTAGCTGCCATTATGTTGGTTGCATCCATCGGTGGTAAATATATCTCTGCAGTAATCACTCAAAAAACGTTTAAATTCACGAAGGAAGAGGGAAGACTTATTTTCGGGTTAAGTTCTGCTTCTGCCGCTGCAACGCTAGCCACAGTGATGGTAGGTTATAATATTATTCTTTCCGAAACTGAAACTGGAGAACCCATAAGATTATTGAATGAACATGTATTGAACGGAAGTATCTTATTGATTCTGATTTCGTGTACGATTTCATCATTTATTTCCATGTCCAGTGCTCAAAAAATTGCTGAAACAGATAATGAAGATACTGTTTCCGGAGACAGTCATGAGGAAGAAAATATCCTGTTGGCTATTAACCATGAAGAAACTGTGGAGAGAATGGTGAACCTGGGAATCCTGATTAAGGCACATTCCAATACAGAAGATCTTTTTGCTTTAAATGTCATCAATGAAGATAAAAATGAATCATCTGTAAAAAATGCTGAAAAACTCCTTCATAAAGCCACCGATACAGCCGCTGCTGCAGACGTTAAATTACAGGCTCTTAAAAGATATGACAATGATGTTATCAATGGGGTAAACAACGTTATTAAGGAACAGAAAATTACTGATTTGATTATCGGATTAGAGGATGAGAAAGGATTCTCTCCTTCCTTTGTCTACAATCTTTATAACGGTTACCTTCAGAATGATGATGTAAACGTCTTGGTGTACCATGCTGCCCAGCCACTTTCTACGATTAAGAAATATGCTGTAATGATACCTGAGAATGCCCATAAAGAGGCAGGATTCTTCCATGCACTTTTAAGGGTTTGGAACATCGCCAGAAATTCCGGAGCTTCCGTTGTCTTTTATGCCCCTGAAAACATTCTGGATATCCTTCAAAAGATCATTAAAAAGGCTAATATAGAAGCTGAATTTATCATTATGAATACCTGGCAGGATGGTGAAAAAACAGCAGCTCAGCTGAAAGCTGATGAAGCCCTGATCATTCTGATGGCCAAACGCGGAATGCAATCTTATATTCCACGTATGAGGCTTATTCCAGAATTATTGAACAAATACTTGAATGATAATAATTATCTCTTGATTTTCCCATTCTCAGAATATGATAAAAACAATCTTGAAATACGTTCTGTAGGTAATCATGGAGATTTTGTGGAAATCGGAAATGTAATACAGAAAATATTTAAGTAA
- a CDS encoding alpha/beta hydrolase translates to MKNTFWIIFLFSNLSFAQNNAEVSGVLPTITLWTKIPDGPGPKGGEIISSKGSLTNISTSKLIIHQPADPNGIAVLVISGGGYAHIESGSEGNPTGEWLKSQGITAFELIYRLPGEGWETESVPFQDAQRALRIIRSNAEKYKIDPDKIGVLGFSAGGHLAGYISSTFDKIYYPLQDAIDQVSARPDFTAMIYPVVSMLPPNNKTHSFKSLLGKSSETKDQIKYSVEKQVTVQTPITFLAQSEDDPISSVENSILMYQALKDHKVSAELHLFQSGGHGWGLGKKDTNTGEWTNLFLNWLKINGIYK, encoded by the coding sequence ATGAAAAATACATTTTGGATTATCTTTCTTTTTTCAAATTTATCTTTCGCACAGAACAACGCTGAAGTTTCAGGTGTTTTGCCGACCATTACTCTTTGGACAAAAATACCGGATGGACCCGGCCCAAAAGGAGGAGAAATTATTTCATCAAAAGGTTCTTTGACCAATATTAGTACCTCTAAATTGATTATTCATCAGCCTGCTGACCCTAATGGAATTGCAGTTTTGGTAATAAGTGGAGGTGGATATGCCCATATTGAATCCGGTTCCGAAGGCAATCCTACAGGAGAGTGGCTGAAATCACAGGGGATTACAGCTTTTGAATTGATATACAGACTGCCTGGTGAAGGTTGGGAAACTGAATCAGTCCCTTTTCAGGATGCTCAACGTGCCTTACGAATCATCAGAAGTAATGCAGAGAAATATAAAATTGATCCTGATAAGATAGGTGTTTTGGGCTTTTCTGCAGGGGGTCACCTCGCGGGTTATATTTCTTCTACTTTTGACAAAATATACTATCCATTACAGGATGCCATCGATCAAGTTTCAGCCAGACCAGACTTTACAGCAATGATTTATCCTGTTGTATCTATGCTTCCGCCTAATAACAAGACCCATTCTTTTAAATCATTATTGGGGAAATCATCAGAGACAAAAGATCAGATAAAATATTCTGTTGAGAAGCAGGTAACAGTACAAACTCCAATCACCTTTCTGGCACAGTCTGAAGATGATCCTATTTCATCAGTCGAAAACAGTATCCTTATGTATCAGGCCTTGAAGGACCATAAAGTTTCTGCGGAATTACACTTGTTTCAATCCGGAGGGCATGGCTGGGGATTGGGTAAAAAAGATACCAATACGGGTGAATGGACAAATTTGTTTTTAAACTGGTTAAAGATCAATGGAATCTACAAATAA
- a CDS encoding DMT family transporter — protein MKDYKLIFAVLTVAFVWGTTFLAIRVAVETIPAWFVAGIRQFLASIIMLIVLLSRKEFKWIGWKSLGYQIVFATLMLVIANGMTTVAEETVSSSLASLISACSPILVFLGSVAVGLQKFSIRAFLGVLLCFSGILFIFWDGLQDLANPDYRMGMIFLFCAISGWASGTIFTKKLNIQSGNITLNLFYQFLFAGIVQIILAFLFSENYNFGNWTLKSISAMLYLSIFGSVAAFFAFHYALTKISPVQVSILAYINTIIAIFLGWLIMDEQISFKFILAAALIICGVFIINYKPEMFKRQKVTA, from the coding sequence TTGAAAGATTATAAACTTATTTTCGCTGTTCTCACCGTTGCTTTTGTCTGGGGAACTACATTTTTAGCCATTCGTGTGGCTGTAGAAACCATCCCGGCATGGTTTGTAGCAGGAATCCGTCAGTTTTTAGCCTCTATTATTATGCTTATTGTTCTTCTTTCAAGAAAGGAATTCAAATGGATTGGCTGGAAAAGTTTGGGTTACCAGATTGTATTTGCCACCTTGATGTTAGTTATCGCTAACGGAATGACTACTGTTGCGGAAGAAACCGTATCAAGCAGTCTGGCATCACTTATTAGTGCCTGCTCTCCCATTCTCGTATTTTTGGGAAGTGTAGCCGTTGGGTTACAAAAATTCAGCATCCGGGCTTTTCTCGGTGTTCTATTATGCTTCAGTGGAATTCTTTTTATTTTCTGGGACGGCCTGCAGGATCTCGCCAACCCCGATTACAGAATGGGAATGATCTTCCTTTTTTGTGCCATTTCCGGATGGGCATCTGGAACAATTTTCACCAAGAAACTGAATATCCAAAGCGGAAATATCACCCTTAATCTGTTTTACCAGTTCCTGTTTGCAGGAATTGTTCAGATCATCCTGGCTTTTCTATTTTCAGAGAACTATAACTTCGGAAACTGGACCTTAAAAAGTATTTCAGCAATGTTATACCTATCTATTTTTGGTTCTGTAGCAGCTTTTTTTGCATTCCATTATGCTTTGACCAAAATCTCTCCGGTACAGGTTTCCATATTGGCTTATATCAATACCATTATTGCCATATTCCTGGGTTGGCTGATTATGGATGAACAGATCTCTTTCAAATTTATTCTGGCTGCTGCCTTAATTATTTGCGGAGTATTCATCATTAATTATAAACCGGAAATGTTTAAAAGGCAAAAGGTGACTGCATAA
- the purE gene encoding 5-(carboxyamino)imidazole ribonucleotide mutase yields MVGIIMGSQSDLPIMEQAANFLKSLDIPYELTVVSAHRTPERMFDYAKTAQERGLKVIVAGAGGAAHLPGMVASCTTLPVIGVPILSSNSIDGWDSVLSILQMPGGIPVATVALNGALNAGILAAKIIGSGNEEVAAKLQKYQDSLKDKVLGTVEDIKAQHPNHFDQ; encoded by the coding sequence ATGGTAGGTATTATTATGGGCAGTCAGAGTGATCTGCCGATCATGGAACAGGCTGCAAATTTCCTTAAAAGTTTGGATATTCCTTATGAATTGACTGTAGTTTCAGCGCACAGAACACCGGAAAGGATGTTTGATTATGCAAAAACAGCTCAGGAAAGAGGACTGAAAGTGATTGTTGCCGGAGCTGGAGGAGCAGCTCATCTTCCGGGAATGGTGGCAAGCTGTACAACACTTCCTGTAATTGGAGTACCAATTTTGTCAAGCAATTCTATTGACGGGTGGGATTCTGTACTTTCAATTCTTCAGATGCCGGGTGGAATTCCGGTGGCAACCGTAGCGTTGAACGGAGCATTGAATGCCGGAATTTTAGCTGCTAAAATTATTGGAAGCGGTAATGAAGAAGTAGCTGCTAAACTTCAAAAATATCAAGATTCTTTGAAAGATAAAGTATTGGGGACTGTGGAAGACATCAAAGCCCAGCATCCTAATCATTTTGATCAATAG
- a CDS encoding BspA family leucine-rich repeat surface protein, with amino-acid sequence MHKKILPFLLFIAFFQMIKAQNEFITVWKPSLPPSSSIGIPYNSNENQIWMPGKGTDYNIYWEEIDYPAHNATISNVSSDYQILIDFGHPLNPIPSDATYRVKISNGNGSFNQIQFMNSQAVTGNQPLDIVGDLFKIINVEQWGGIKWASMQQAFYRCQNLDITATDTPDLSEVTNMSLMFYSCHNLVGNPTINNWDISNVTSLAGTFNACYLFNQPIGNWNTSNVTSMGTTFLMAQKFNQPIGNWDTSKVTTTTSMFLYASEFNQPIGNWNMSNNLQMELMFVNAAKFNQPIGNWNTSNVTDMHAMFQFATDFNQDINTWNTGNVKLMRDMFFMAEQFNSNLSNWNVSNVKDMSNMFSGAKKFNQNISGWDVSSVRNMVGMFSDAETFNQNLGNWKLNSLQTATSLIKNTAISCQNYNSTLYGWSQNQSISNTVNISPVSPLVYSTPQAVTARDYLINYKGWTITGDTYNPECASQLGTSDIKTDNKAGVYPNPATDIIYTKNTHADRYTILDPAGRIIIKGSLVNEQINIQDLAPGNYILQLQLKNNTQSLKFIKK; translated from the coding sequence TTCCGCCATCTTCTTCTATAGGAATTCCATATAACTCTAATGAGAATCAGATCTGGATGCCCGGAAAAGGAACCGATTACAACATCTATTGGGAAGAAATAGATTATCCAGCCCACAATGCTACAATATCGAATGTATCTTCCGATTATCAAATACTTATCGATTTTGGACACCCATTAAATCCTATTCCTTCGGATGCCACTTACCGGGTAAAAATAAGTAACGGGAATGGAAGTTTCAATCAAATACAATTTATGAATTCTCAGGCAGTCACCGGAAATCAACCTCTTGATATCGTAGGAGATTTATTTAAAATAATAAACGTTGAACAATGGGGAGGTATAAAATGGGCTTCCATGCAACAGGCATTTTATCGTTGTCAGAATCTCGATATTACGGCAACTGATACTCCTGATCTTTCTGAGGTAACCAATATGTCTCTCATGTTTTATTCCTGTCATAATCTGGTGGGAAACCCTACCATCAATAACTGGGATATCTCCAATGTTACCTCCTTGGCAGGAACCTTCAATGCATGCTACCTATTTAACCAGCCTATAGGAAACTGGAATACCTCAAATGTGACCTCAATGGGAACCACATTTCTAATGGCACAAAAATTCAATCAACCCATAGGAAACTGGGATACCTCTAAAGTGACAACTACAACTTCCATGTTTTTATATGCTTCTGAATTTAATCAGCCTATTGGGAATTGGAATATGTCCAATAACCTTCAAATGGAACTGATGTTTGTCAATGCTGCAAAATTTAATCAACCCATAGGAAACTGGAATACCTCAAATGTCACTGATATGCACGCCATGTTCCAATTTGCCACAGATTTTAACCAGGACATCAATACCTGGAATACGGGTAATGTGAAATTGATGAGAGATATGTTTTTTATGGCTGAACAATTCAACAGTAATCTTTCAAACTGGAATGTAAGCAATGTAAAAGACATGTCCAATATGTTTAGCGGAGCAAAAAAATTCAATCAAAATATTAGCGGATGGGACGTAAGCTCTGTGAGAAACATGGTTGGTATGTTTAGTGATGCAGAAACTTTTAATCAAAATTTAGGGAACTGGAAACTCAATTCTTTACAAACAGCAACCAGCCTTATCAAAAATACGGCTATTAGCTGCCAGAACTACAACAGTACTCTTTATGGATGGAGTCAAAATCAATCAATATCTAATACTGTTAATATTTCACCTGTCTCACCTCTTGTTTATTCAACCCCACAAGCTGTTACAGCAAGAGACTATCTGATAAACTACAAAGGCTGGACGATCACGGGAGATACTTATAATCCGGAATGTGCATCTCAACTTGGAACTTCTGATATAAAAACAGATAATAAAGCAGGTGTCTACCCTAATCCTGCAACAGATATCATTTATACGAAAAACACTCATGCCGATCGTTATACCATCCTGGATCCGGCTGGCAGAATTATTATTAAAGGAAGTCTGGTGAATGAACAAATCAATATTCAAGACTTAGCTCCTGGAAACTATATCTTACAGCTTCAATTGAAAAACAATACTCAATCTTTAAAATTCATTAAAAAATAG